A segment of the Chaetodon trifascialis isolate fChaTrf1 chromosome 2, fChaTrf1.hap1, whole genome shotgun sequence genome:
AAAGTGTTACTGTCCGTACCTACAGTTTAATACCTGCACCTTTATTTAAAATGGCAAACACCTGCATCACAGGTGTCCAGTTATACTGTGCAGTTACTAGAAAATAATCCACACCTGTCAGCCATTCAGAATTGGGAATTTATGTATGCTGTGGCATAAAatcagcaaatacatttttaaagaagTGATTTTACATTACTTAAATGTGCATGTAATACTGATTGCTACTTAATATTTCTACAGTTTTTGTTGATTCTGAATGTAAATGAGGAATTAATGTGGAAATTTAAAATGGATCTGCAAAATTATGTAAACTTTTGGATTTGTGGTAGCTTTTTAAAATGCGACCTGGTTTAATTATCTATAATTGCAGACTGAAAAAGTCTATAATGACACACTCCACACTGTGTGAAGCCTGACAGAGGACTGCATTTTAAGTAATGAATGAACTAAATACCTTGATGCGTCTTGATGTCTTGCAGCTGCACTGTCTTGTCCTTGTCAGCACAGTCAGGGCGTGAAACGTTTTCTGCATCACTTCTCTACTTTGCTTTCGACATGCCTCTTAAATATTTTGCCACAGTagggaaataaaatgactgtttcctGGCAGAGCTTTAGGATGAGGTGATCCCCTGAGTAACAGTTgtgttgttggtttgtgtggtttcactgtgtgttgggcagacagacaaaaaaaggaagTGTTTGAGGTGgatcagcagcagagcaacGCCTTTTTCTGTCAGGTTGCTACACAACTAATGGACGCTCTTTTGTCTGAGCAGAATATTTATTCTCAAACGAATGACTAAAACATTAAAGAGAACTTTGTTCCGCTGTGGCTAAGAGACACAAACGACCTTATCAAGTGACGTGCATCATTTAGACTCGTAGCTGCCTGTAGGTGTGGATGTGAAGGTGTGTTTTAGCCCTGAGAGAGAGTCTAACACACCCGTGGTCCAATGAGAGCTGAGACAGGCTGCAGGCCCTCATCCCTGCAGGGGGAACATGGGTATGAACTGGTTCATTATTGTCTCGTCTTAGCTGGTGGTCTTTGTTGTAATTAGCTGTAACTAAGTCTGTCTGGTCAGggaaagcactttttttttttaacaacaagGTCTGAGACTTGTGATGTCATTagcccacctgtctgtctctctgtctagaACCAGATTCAGTGTTTTAACAACTAATTTAAAAGGGCTGTGGAAGTGTAAGAACACCTCTACAAACATCCATTTCCCAAAATTTGTCATAAGACATAATGCTCAGCCTATGGAGAGTCTTCTGTGACTTTAAAGTAACCCTGGTGATGCCAGTATTGTcatgtttgacacattttgTAACTAAATTATAGAAAATCATAGCttgaatctgtgtttttcttgtctccTAATTCAGTTTTGTTGATATTTtagaaaagtgtgttttgtgtgtgtgtttttttatgacagaatcaaaccaaaccaaatgtAGGAtcctgtgtttttggagcttgattAAGCATAAATCAGTGTCTCTCAGCTTGGGCTGCAAATTTGGACTCCCAGCGTGTGAAGTTGGAGTATTTTATTGTAGAATCACAGAGTAGAGGCTTTTCTGAGCAAGACTCACATTTGATCGATGTGCCTTGTTAATGTAAGTAATGTACACGAGTCTGAGGTGTTTCAGTGTGAGCATGGAGAGGATGCAATTAGTCAGCAATGAAATAAAGTTAACTACTGCGTTACGTATGTGAGAAAAGGCTCGAATGTTGTTCAAgtacaaaaccttttttttattttctatgatcaaaactgcaaaacatctagaaaaatatacaacaaatgCTTAACCTTTcacaacatttaacatttgaaaatgggaacataaaagaaaaggaatattcacattttcCCCCATTAATGATAAAagaacattcatttttatttcctttcttttacaTATCaatgttttatatgtttgcAATTATACTTAAGGTCTGccattttgactttttctttattttaaacgTCTCCACAGTAGCCGGAGTCGTTGGAGAGCTGTGAGTTGGAGCTGCGGTTGGAGGAAGAGTTCCATATGTCCAGGTTCATGTGCGGGCCGAACAGGTTGAAGCTGGAGTACTGGATGGGTGCGCACCTCCCCTCTGGCTCCCGGCTGAAGGGAGAGTGAGGCGGGGTGATGGGGGACACGGGGGACATCGGGGCCGATCGCTCAGGTTGGAAGTGGCTCTGGGGCGTCCAGATGGAGCCAAAGAGACTGGACATGGGGGACAGGCTGCGGGTACCCGAGAAGTATGGCTGCAGAGGACGGAGAGAGGAGCATTAGGAGCTGTTACGCTGCAgtttctgagctgctgaagcagGTTAGTGTGCAGAGGAAAGCTGTCTGAACATGTCGTAGCCCAGTGCTCCACTTCCATGACCTTTTCTAACCTCACCTGCCACTGCGCTCTGCTATCATTGGCCGTTTGGCTGCCTGTTCCCTGCAGAGTTGACCTGGCTGTCGTTTCTCAGCTTTCACATCGTGCCTCTCCTTTTCAGCTAATATAGAATGACCTTCCCCTCAAGTGAACAAGTTTCTCCCCATCAGCAAAAAGTCCTTTCACTGGCTGTTGCAGTAACTAGTGCTTACGATACGATGAAAAAGGAGAAGCCGCAAGCAGTTTATAAAAGACAGTCTATTAGACCAAATGCTCTTGTTCCTCATTTCTGCTCAGACACAGCGAGCAGAGTGACGAAAGTACGAGAGCTGACAGCTTCCTTCAAACGGTGAGTCaccacagaggagctgctgcagcctgctcaCAATGACACAAAATCATCCCGTTTGAGAGCAAATCTGAGCGTTAACGTGTGCATCATAGGAGTTTGGGGGTGGGGTTTCAGCACACAGGTGAGGCAACTTAGTGCTAATTACAGGTTTCCGGCGGCACGCTGCTTTCTCATTGGTTCATGTTACACACTCACGCACCTGTCGTGTGCGTCTGTGACTGGTGAAATCACAGATGCAGTCTGTTGTGTCAGCAATGGTAATTCCCCCTTCGTGTGCCACCAGTATTTTTATCAGGATTCAGTGCTGTTATTTCACACTGTTTCTTCATTCATACCAAGATTTTACCGAAATCTACgcctttgttttttcatttcaagatTAAGTAACTGTAACCACATCCTGTGCATATTTTAAGTGcaaatgtgtgcttgtgtggaaCTTCACCTCCCAGATCGCTTGATTTATggttttgagaaaaaaaaaaaatcattacaaATATGAATATGATGACCGAGCAGCCACAGATCTTCATTTCATTGATGAAATGAACgattaactgattagttgaGCAACAGAAAACTGATCGTTTCCAAATTAATCCTTTCAGCAGCTCAGTTTTTTAAGCAGAAAAGTCACGTTGGGCTCTTGGAAATAATAACAGGGATTTTTCACTAAATGACCAATTCAGAAATAGCTCTGCAGATgtaatccataatgaaaacaattgttagttgcagccgtTCAACATAAATTCACTCCACTGCTGTCTGAACGTGTCAGTTTAATGCTGAGACTCATCACCTTGCTGCCCACACAGGCTGCTGTGTCCCAGGTTGGGGGCGATTCCTGAGGCTGTTCCTCAGTCCAGCTGGTCTGACTGCAGTGAACGTTCTGACCCTCCTGACCGGGAAAACCACTGGGAAACGTTCCGTTACCTACGAGACAAGTGCAGCCAACAGTTTCAAGTGAGCACAGAGTGTCATTTGAATGCAAAACTGGATGACTGTAGAGGAAGACTGTACCTATGTAGTTGCCGTCCTCGCAGTAGGTGTAGGGACTGTTGCACTGGCTGTTGGCACTACTCCAAGtaaacctgcaggaaacaaGGAAACGTGTGATCCGACAGTTTAAACAGGGATAGATAAAACACCTCCTGCAGCACTGGGACGCTAATTATTCAAACTGCAAACCAGTATCTGTTACCAGGTCAGATCTGCAGTATGTGCTTTTTAACAGGGGTGAGTCCACGCGTCGACCACAGCAACACAAGCGCTTACATTCAAGTGATAAAAGTTAAATTTCTTATTTCTGTCACAAAAGGAGCAACAACTCATTGTCCCCCCATCACgtgtaaaatacaaaaaaaaaaactaaacttaGACTTCTTTAAAGATGACAAACTAAATTTTTCTGGGCCCTGAGAGGACAAAGAACCCCCAAAAAGCTGGCAATTACAGAACATAACACTGTTCTGGTgaatgttagcaaacagtttcctccgttcacatccagcagacacaacGTTAGCCTTCATTTGGAGTCACGTCCCCGTCCATCTGATAAGTCCGACATCCACTCTCTCATTAGCTCTGTGTccgtctccaccagctcccGAGGGAAACATCTGTCTCTTCAGACTGTTTCATGTCTGACTTTCTTCATCACTGACTGTATGTCTGCTAAAAATAGTTGAGTTTTAACAGACGTGTGTTCAGACACCCACCCATTGTACGACGCggtggctgctggctgaggtATGTAGGGCAGAGCTTCGGTGGTGTTGTATCTGAACTCATTGGTGAGGGGGATGGATGGAGCCGACCACGTCTCTTCAGGCAAATACTGACCTGCCAGGTCTGTGGGAGCACACGACAGCTTTCCGTTAGCGATTAGACGCAGAAGCCTTTTTTGTTTCAGGCGTGAGCAGGTGttcatttcagattttattaaaaacagcaagcgtgtatttactgtgaatgTCTTTATCCATGTTCCTGTCCACtcctgcagcaacagcagcaaaactcGGGGCAAAGCTGGAGGCTGTGAGATCTGGGCTTTGGCACTGGTCTTTACGGTACAAGCTGTTCATGCTGAACACAGAGAAGACGAAGGTCACAGGTCaaacaggagacaaacacaacTTTCCATATTCAagtaatatataatatataaccCAGAGGTTGTCATCAGTGACCTGACCTCGCTGCAAAGTGGATaaacagaaacactttgaaCAGGCTCACACAGCCTGTTCTTCTGTCCAGGTGTCTGTGAGTTACCTGAGAGCCTTGTGGTTATTCATGGTCTGGTAGCAGTCTCGCTCTACTGGGTAGACACCGTACTGCATGGAGTCCCCTGAAAACAAGACGAGCATCAAAATAATGTAATTCATCGCTGTCATCTGTGATGAAACACcagctacagtgtgtgttctgaGAGGAGATGATGCACAGGTGTTCTTTACTTTTTCTGGATGAGGTAGTGCAGGCGTGTGTTCGGGCACCAGGGTCTTTGTCTCCCTCCATGCTGCTGGCGCTGCTCCAGCTGCcccagctccctctgctggccCTCACACTGCCCGACGAGCTGCCGGAGTCCGAGCCCGACTCGCACACCCCACCGCCACGGCGCTCTGTGGCACACTTCCGTCGGGCACGAGTGGGACACACACCTGCTGGACATCGACAGGGCAGGTGAGATGAAATTCGAGTGCTGAGTTAGTAAAGAAGCAGAGAGCCGCGAGCGGACACCCACCGTTCTGTTTGAGGGAGCTCTCGGCACTCTGTCCCGGCTTTGGTGTTTCTGACTTGGCGCCATTGAAGCAGCGGTTCCTGTTTCGGGTTCCGCTGATGTTACGGTCCCCTGTTTTCCAGTCAggttctttctccctctctggcaTCACTATAACATTGTGCTCAGGAGCACTAGGGCAGTAATCAGACAGAATGAGTTTATAAATATCAGACTAAAGGTAAATTGATTACAGATGAAATTAAAGGTCAAGTGAGGTCTACCTAGAgacattttctgtcttcctgcGACTCCTCTTTCCCTTATTATTTCCTGAAGCAGCGCCAGTCTCTGCACtctgtgctttctttttctGGCTTTTCCCGTCGTCTcccagctggagagagagaaaaataatgatggttgtttttaaagtggagGATCAGATCATATTAGTGAGAAATGAACGTGAATCAGTGCGTTTCTTGCCTCCATTTCAGAAGCGTCCCTTTTCTCGGAGTCGATCTTCTCTGCGAAGTGCTCGCTGCAGCTCTTCTCGACCGGGCTGCACACCAACAGGCCTGGTCTTGGTCCTGGACTCAATGTGACGTTATCTGGGAAACCAGCAGGCATTTCCATGGGAAACATAACTTCTGCTGGCGCTCTATCGTCTATAGTGCTGTGGGGTTCTTCTTTTAAGTCTGCTGATGTCTTTTTGTCCAGCTCACTGATGAAAGCTGGCTCGTTGTTGTTGCAGACATCGGGGTCTGGGGTCAGGGGAGGGTCCGGCATCAGGTCCTCATGCTCTTCATCCATCGTCACTGCACCGGTCGCTGCTGTGGACAAGCTGGACTTGTACTTGGTGTAATATAGCGAAACCTTGTGTTTCTTCTGTGGCTGGGATGGGGTGACCGAGGAGCCTCTCTTTGAGGATTGAGGACGCGGGGCAGGGCTGTTGGCCAGGGCTGGAGAGCCACGCCCCTTACCTTTGTCAGAGGTGTGACAGGTGTCCACATAGCTCTTACAACTGCCCTTtgttttactgtgcaaacaagacagaaatgacaaatgtaaGTATTTTCACACCACATCCATCTGTATCACTTCCATCTGTATCTTTCTGCGAATTTAGAGTCTTTGAAAAACATACTTTACTCCATTGGATGTGATGTTATTGGAGGAGCCGTTATCCCGGGACAGGGTGGAGTTGTGGTTGCTTCTGATGCTGGGTGTGGAGAACTCATTCAGGATGTACTGGGCCTGATGGAAGGCCATCAGACACACACCGAAGAGGGAGAAGCTGAAACACAAACCGATTCAGTCAGAGCATGAAGCTAACTGTTGAAATACtgcaagaaagaaaattaatcGTTTCCATCAAGTGGTTTTTGAACTGATAAATTAGGTTATGCAAAGGGTGGTTTAAGCTACGTTACACATGGCTGGAACAGACGATAAGAAGAAGATGTTGtgaaccagaaacaaaaccacaTGTCTGTCACCCCCCAATAAACCTCAGAGAAGAAGGAACAAAACCAGTCAATCGGCCATCAACGAGAGAAAAACGGAGAGGTCTTCTTCTCTTTGGGCAGAAACCAGCTGATCACTCACGTTGAGCTAAATGTTCGTTCTGTCAGAACTTATTCggaaaaggtgtttccatctctcACTAAGTGCATTAACTCTTTTTCTCAGAAGGTCAAAACCACCCCAAGCAAGCGTAAAAACTGTTTGCAAGATTGAGGagtttttttcaaattttgcaGCTTCCATCAACCTTTCCTCGTGTGATACTTCAAACTGTGCATCAAAACGTTGATAAAAACATGGCTATTGAGGCAGAAGAGGCACATCTTTATTCGGTCTTGTACTAACCACGTGAAGATGAGGGTGACCATCCAGAAGGTTTCCTCCCAGCTGGGGCCAGGAACCACCTGAGCGCAGAGAGGCAGCATGTGGTGGGGCAGCGTCACATTGAGGGTGAACGGGAAAGAGGTGCCGCGGGAGGTCACCAGCGTGAGGTCCCGGATCACCCAGGATGAGGTGAAGTCTGGGGTGAACCTGAGGACGTAGGCAggcagagacagtgagggacAAGGACATGGACATAGACGGCAGAGAGGAGTGAACAGGAACAGAAAGAtaaaaaaggaagagggaggtACAATTAGGACACATTGCAAAAAGAtgtgaaagaggaagacagaaaatgagtgGGCACATGTGGGCACTGCCGCTGCCCTCGTCCATCTTAATTCTAACATGCAGCACTGAAGTGCTGAATAAAAGAAATCCACTGGAAGCCGATATGACAGGCTGCAGTCCACTTACGCGATGGTGATCTCAGAGGAGCTGTTGTGATCGAGGCTGAAGGGGCGACACTGCAACACCTCGAAGCCGAATCCCTGACACTTATATCCGTTTATATTCATGGACATGACTGTCAGAGGAAGCTCTCCTGCATTCTCCACCTTGAAACTCTTTCTGATGGCGAAGAGCGGCTTGTTGGTGCGCAGGCCTACGAGGGACAGGCAGCGATGTTAGGTCGTTCGTTAGAAAGCGACGAGCTGCCGCTGAACTTTACAAAGTTTAAATATTCATCTCACCATCCCGACACTCCATCAGAGTCGACTGAGGGACGTTGAAGCGCAGAGAGGCTCCGGGGCCGGGCAGTTTGCCTCCGACTCTTAGCAGCTCTTTGGCCCCGTGGCCCTGCACCGTCTTCATGTCAAACACCGTCAGGTTGTTTctgaaacacagaagacaaagaccATGTTTGACA
Coding sequences within it:
- the tmem131l gene encoding transmembrane protein 131-like isoform X1, whose amino-acid sequence is MAGLQDFQQGSLCHRKTWINILLGILQLLLPCVQHGGAQLQALSQMSTSVVEVWQPEDADPLVPLQVEKERRKDGLPLEDSSSPYTRENGRPLHFQPPALEFGTQPLGLARAETIYIHNPSQEVPVTLLSMFTSSRHFYIPFFHRRVIPPRGKASFKLVFLPSEEGNVENTLFINTSAHGLLSYQVFGVGVHQGSLKSVQRKDSLLIFPHIQSIKLTQTQEDASNITILGLLLECSLPKSSFNSPQGSCLQSEERLSLQINLSARGDRPADLDKLKPYVIEHILVLLVAPAAGQAAVGEPKIGVYMLNSGSKKLDVKDMQVLSKVEAGLEFNQVLLTPEAKNFTEVAALACRGSLPGHGRKCTSHISLTILGNRTSHSFPGLHITHRRTEGDLFSLFQVKQRDADKVDLWLTHSLLLPLTVMNASLSQKLQGVMKVMNFSGPLTVPQGCWRILSLQLLSRALPVNQLSTLSLDTSLGTALHVPLYFHSTPFKQGEAMFEAERECGRPCPLRLSETGRSEWQRSLLPDFSSSSWAVDSKLAAELCSRWQSHKDKLPCRWPRLPVETSFPLDFGATPVNESKVKTFTVKNPSSSVVSVEIRILSLYPAPLEALDLLTKWFNISPLSVNISTTEFSLLASPPKAGENVEDVKGGVLRLLLQPWEAREVAVVFTPTDHKPITTILIIRNNLTVFDMKTVQGHGAKELLRVGGKLPGPGASLRFNVPQSTLMECRDGLRTNKPLFAIRKSFKVENAGELPLTVMSMNINGYKCQGFGFEVLQCRPFSLDHNSSSEITIAFTPDFTSSWVIRDLTLVTSRGTSFPFTLNVTLPHHMLPLCAQVVPGPSWEETFWMVTLIFTCFSLFGVCLMAFHQAQYILNEFSTPSIRSNHNSTLSRDNGSSNNITSNGVNKTKGSCKSYVDTCHTSDKGKGRGSPALANSPAPRPQSSKRGSSVTPSQPQKKHKVSLYYTKYKSSLSTAATGAVTMDEEHEDLMPDPPLTPDPDVCNNNEPAFISELDKKTSADLKEEPHSTIDDRAPAEVMFPMEMPAGFPDNVTLSPGPRPGLLVCSPVEKSCSEHFAEKIDSEKRDASEMELGDDGKSQKKKAQSAETGAASGNNKGKRSRRKTENVSSAPEHNVIVMPEREKEPDWKTGDRNISGTRNRNRCFNGAKSETPKPGQSAESSLKQNAGVCPTRARRKCATERRGGGVCESGSDSGSSSGSVRASRGSWGSWSSASSMEGDKDPGARTHACTTSSRKRDSMQYGVYPVERDCYQTMNNHKALSMNSLYRKDQCQSPDLTASSFAPSFAAVAAGVDRNMDKDIHNLAGQYLPEETWSAPSIPLTNEFRYNTTEALPYIPQPAATASYNGFTWSSANSQCNSPYTYCEDGNYIGNGTFPSGFPGQEGQNVHCSQTSWTEEQPQESPPTWDTAACVGSKPYFSGTRSLSPMSSLFGSIWTPQSHFQPERSAPMSPVSPITPPHSPFSREPEGRCAPIQYSSFNLFGPHMNLDIWNSSSNRSSNSQLSNDSGYCGDV
- the tmem131l gene encoding transmembrane protein 131-like isoform X3; this encodes MAGLQDFQQGSLCHRKTWINILLGILQLLLPCVQHGGAQLQALSQMSTSVVEVWQPEDADPLVPLQVEKERRKDGLPLEDSSSPYTRENGRPLHFQPPALEFGTQPLGLARAETIYIHNPSQEVPVTLLSMFTSSRHFYIPFFHRRVIPPRGKASFKLVFLPSEEGNVENTLFINTSAHGLLSYQVFGVGVHQGSLKSVQRKDSLLIFPHIQSIKLTQTQEDASNITILGLLLECSLPKSSFNSPQGSCLQSEERLSLQINLSARGDRPADLDKLKPYVIEHILVLLVAPAAGQAAVGEPKIGVYMLNSGSKKLDVKDMQVLSKVEAGLEFNQVLLTPEAKNFTEVAALACRGSLPGHGRKCTSHISLTILGNRTSHSFPGLHITHRRTEGDLFSLFQVKQRDADKVDLWLTHSLLLPLTVMNASLSQKLQGVMKVMNFSGPLTVPQGCWRILSLQLLSRALPVNQLSTLSLDTSLGTALHVPLYFHSTPFKGEAMFEAERECGRPCPLRLSETGRSEWQRSLLPDFSSSSWAVDSKLAAELCSRWQSHKDKLPCRWPRLPVETSFPLDFGATPVNESKVKTFTVKNPSSSVVSVEIRILSLYPAPLEALDLLTKWFNISPLSVNISTTEFSLLASPPKAGENVEDVKGGVLRLLLQPWEAREVAVVFTPTDHKPITTILIIRNNLTVFDMKTVQGHGAKELLRVGGKLPGPGASLRFNVPQSTLMECRDGLRTNKPLFAIRKSFKVENAGELPLTVMSMNINGYKCQGFGFEVLQCRPFSLDHNSSSEITIAFTPDFTSSWVIRDLTLVTSRGTSFPFTLNVTLPHHMLPLCAQVVPGPSWEETFWMVTLIFTCFSLFGVCLMAFHQAQYILNEFSTPSIRSNHNSTLSRDNGSSNNITSNGVNKTKGSCKSYVDTCHTSDKGKGRGSPALANSPAPRPQSSKRGSSVTPSQPQKKHKVSLYYTKYKSSLSTAATGAVTMDEEHEDLMPDPPLTPDPDVCNNNEPAFISELDKKTSADLKEEPHSTIDDRAPAEVMFPMEMPAGFPDNVTLSPGPRPGLLVCSPVEKSCSEHFAEKIDSEKRDASEMELGDDGKSQKKKAQSAETGAASGNNKGKRSRRKTENVSSAPEHNVIVMPEREKEPDWKTGDRNISGTRNRNRCFNGAKSETPKPGQSAESSLKQNAGVCPTRARRKCATERRGGGVCESGSDSGSSSGSVRASRGSWGSWSSASSMEGDKDPGARTHACTTSSRKRDSMQYGVYPVERDCYQTMNNHKALSMNSLYRKDQCQSPDLTASSFAPSFAAVAAGVDRNMDKDIHNLAGQYLPEETWSAPSIPLTNEFRYNTTEALPYIPQPAATASYNGFTWSSANSQCNSPYTYCEDGNYIGNGTFPSGFPGQEGQNVHCSQTSWTEEQPQESPPTWDTAACVGSKPYFSGTRSLSPMSSLFGSIWTPQSHFQPERSAPMSPVSPITPPHSPFSREPEGRCAPIQYSSFNLFGPHMNLDIWNSSSNRSSNSQLSNDSGYCGDV
- the tmem131l gene encoding transmembrane protein 131-like isoform X2 encodes the protein MAGLQDFQQGSLCHRKTWINILLGILQLLLPCVQHGGAQLQALSQMSTSVVEVWQPEDADPLVPLQVEKERRKDGLPLEDSSSPYTRENGRPLHFQPPALEFGTQPLGLARAETIYIHNPSQEVPVTLLSMFTSSRHFYIPFFHRRVIPPRGKASFKLVFLPSEEGNVENTLFINTSAHGLLSYQVFGVGVHQGSLKSVQRKDSLLIFPHIQSIKLTQTQEDASNITILGLLLECSLPKSSFNSPQGSCLQSEERLSLQINLSARGDRPADLDKLKPYVIEHILVLLVAPAAGQAAVGEPKIGVYMLNSGSKKLDVKDMQVLSKVEAGLEFNQVLLTPEAKNFTEVAALACRGSLPGHGRKCTSHISLTILGNRTSHSFPGLHITHRRTEGDLFSLFQVKQRDADKVDLWLTHSLLLPLTVMNASLSQKLQGVMKVMNFSGPLTVPQGCWRILSLQLLSRALPVNQLSTLSLDTSLGTALHVPLYFHSTPFKQGEAMFEAERECGRPCPLRLSETGRSEWQRSLLPDFSSSSWAVDSKLAAELCSRWQSHKDKLPCRWPRLPVETSFPLDFGATPVNESKVKTFTVKNPSSSVVSVEIRILSLYPAPLEALDLLTKWFNISPLSVNISTTEFSLLASPPKAGENVEDVKGGVLRLLLQPWEAREVAVVFTPTDHKPITTILIIRNNLTVFDMKTVQGHGAKELLRVGGKLPGPGASLRFNVPQSTLMECRDGLRTNKPLFAIRKSFKVENAGELPLTVMSMNINGYKCQGFGFEVLQCRPFSLDHNSSSEITIAFTPDFTSSWVIRDLTLVTSRGTSFPFTLNVTLPHHMLPLCAQVVPGPSWEETFWMVTLIFTCFSLFGVCLMAFHQAQYILNEFSTPSIRSNHNSTLSRDNGSSNNITSNGVNKTKGSCKSYVDTCHTSDKGKGRGSPALANSPAPRPQSSKRGSSVTPSQPQKKHKVSLYYTKYKSSLSTAATGAVTMDEEHEDLMPDPPLTPDPDVCNNNEPAFISELDKKTSADLKEEPHSTIDDRAPAEVMFPMEMPAGFPDNVTLSPGPRPGLLVCSPVEKSCSEHFAEKIDSEKRDASEMELGDDGKSQKKKAQSAETGAASGNNKGKRSRRKTENVSSAPEHNVIVMPEREKEPDWKTGDRNISGTRNRNRCFNGAKSETPKPGQSAESSLKQNGVCPTRARRKCATERRGGGVCESGSDSGSSSGSVRASRGSWGSWSSASSMEGDKDPGARTHACTTSSRKRDSMQYGVYPVERDCYQTMNNHKALSMNSLYRKDQCQSPDLTASSFAPSFAAVAAGVDRNMDKDIHNLAGQYLPEETWSAPSIPLTNEFRYNTTEALPYIPQPAATASYNGFTWSSANSQCNSPYTYCEDGNYIGNGTFPSGFPGQEGQNVHCSQTSWTEEQPQESPPTWDTAACVGSKPYFSGTRSLSPMSSLFGSIWTPQSHFQPERSAPMSPVSPITPPHSPFSREPEGRCAPIQYSSFNLFGPHMNLDIWNSSSNRSSNSQLSNDSGYCGDV